A single region of the Thermoanaerobacterium aotearoense genome encodes:
- a CDS encoding sugar ABC transporter ATP-binding protein gives MDNIGKTFPGVKALDGVNFKVKRGEIHCLVGENGAGKSTLMKILSGVYPSGTFTGRIILNSTEQHFRSIEDSERAGIAIIHQELALIPELTIYENIFLGHEIKKGPFIDWNETIIKAKEVLKRIRVNINPETKVKDVGVGVQQLVEIGKALSKDVKLLILDEPTAALSEVDCENLLQILRELKKQGITCIMISHKLKEVISIADTITVLRDGKTITSIDATKRKVEEKEIIKYMVGREIEDIYPKREGVKYGDVCFELKNWTAFDPSKGREILHNINFKVHKGEIVGIAGLMGAGRTEMALSIFGNTKHYIIKGELYVNGVKKHLSSPEKAIKEKIVYVTEDRKGNGLVLIQDIKFNIPLSNLKQLLKGLFIDQHEEVNAANKFFNELNIKARSIEQVVGTLSGGNQQKVSVAKGLFTLPDLLILDEPTRGIDVGAKFEIYTIMNELVKRGMSIIMISSELPEILGMSDRIYVMSNGTMTGVIDAKDATEEKIMEMATA, from the coding sequence ATGGATAATATCGGGAAAACATTTCCTGGTGTTAAAGCACTTGATGGCGTAAACTTTAAGGTTAAGCGAGGAGAAATTCATTGTTTGGTTGGTGAAAATGGTGCAGGGAAATCAACGTTGATGAAGATTCTCTCAGGTGTTTACCCATCAGGTACATTTACTGGAAGAATTATTTTAAATTCTACTGAACAACATTTTAGAAGCATTGAGGATAGTGAAAGAGCAGGAATTGCCATAATACATCAGGAGCTTGCTTTAATACCGGAACTTACAATTTATGAAAACATATTTTTGGGACACGAAATCAAAAAAGGCCCGTTTATAGATTGGAATGAAACGATTATTAAAGCCAAAGAAGTGCTTAAAAGAATTCGCGTAAATATTAATCCTGAAACTAAAGTTAAGGATGTTGGAGTTGGAGTCCAGCAGCTTGTTGAAATAGGTAAAGCCTTAAGTAAAGATGTTAAACTTTTGATTTTAGACGAACCTACAGCAGCACTCAGTGAAGTTGATTGCGAGAATTTGCTGCAAATTTTAAGAGAATTAAAGAAACAAGGCATAACCTGTATAATGATCTCGCATAAATTAAAAGAAGTTATCTCTATTGCTGATACAATCACGGTTTTAAGAGATGGAAAGACAATTACGTCAATTGATGCTACTAAGCGCAAAGTTGAGGAAAAAGAAATAATTAAGTATATGGTTGGCAGAGAGATAGAAGATATTTATCCAAAGAGGGAAGGCGTTAAATATGGAGATGTATGTTTTGAATTGAAAAACTGGACAGCTTTTGACCCAAGCAAAGGACGTGAAATTCTCCATAATATTAATTTTAAAGTCCACAAAGGTGAAATTGTTGGAATTGCAGGGCTTATGGGCGCAGGGCGTACCGAAATGGCTCTAAGTATTTTTGGCAATACAAAACATTATATTATAAAAGGCGAATTATATGTTAATGGAGTCAAAAAGCATTTAAGCTCTCCTGAGAAAGCTATTAAAGAGAAAATTGTATATGTTACAGAGGATAGAAAAGGAAATGGACTTGTATTGATTCAAGATATAAAATTTAATATACCTCTTTCCAATCTCAAGCAATTACTGAAAGGGCTTTTTATTGATCAACATGAAGAAGTAAATGCTGCCAATAAGTTCTTTAATGAGCTAAATATTAAAGCGCGTTCTATCGAGCAAGTTGTTGGGACTTTGTCTGGTGGAAATCAGCAAAAGGTTTCTGTAGCGAAAGGACTTTTTACTTTGCCAGACTTGCTGATTTTGGATGAACCAACTCGAGGAATTGATGTTGGAGCTAAGTTCGAAATATATACAATTATGAATGAACTTGTTAAGAGGGGTATGAGCATCATAATGATTTCCTCTGAGTT